One Candidatus Parcubacteria bacterium DNA segment encodes these proteins:
- a CDS encoding polysaccharide biosynthesis C-terminal domain-containing protein has translation MIRALVKDTIKYIPSQIIPAAVGLISIPIITRLFSPADYGNYILVLSIITVLTVIVGWLGSGIVRFYPAYERDKKLNTFYSTILKWLFVSIFIISVFFLAIILIGRNYISQNFYNLMLIGLGVFIFLSIFQTLLAFLRIKRLVGWYSNFVVWKSITAIGFGLILVIIFKLGVEGLLLGVILSIVLVIPWLWKKVVDKIHLKEKISKPLTLKMVKFSLPLIIGNLSYWILTLSDRYILEFFRGAQEVGIYSASYAIGENSILLLVSFFLLASSPIGVTIWEKKGKKESQEFVSKLTRYFLIVCLPATIGLSVLSKPIIDIFTGQEYFEGYRIFPFIALSIFFLGLSQKFGHGLGFYRKTKYIMWSLIIAGLINLELNFIFIPKYGYIAAAITTLIGYAVMLILEIYFSRKFFIWKFPLKTLIKCIFASIIMGGGIYFLVNNLHFSALVSLILGILVGVVIYSILIFLLKEILPEEKALLRQIIQKYVFKRNN, from the coding sequence ATGATACGAGCACTTGTGAAAGATACGATTAAATATATTCCTTCGCAGATCATTCCCGCCGCAGTAGGGCTTATTAGTATCCCAATTATTACTCGTCTTTTTTCGCCAGCAGATTACGGAAATTATATTTTAGTTTTAAGTATCATTACAGTGCTAACGGTTATTGTTGGCTGGTTGGGTTCGGGAATCGTTAGATTTTATCCTGCCTATGAACGCGATAAAAAATTAAACACATTTTATAGTACAATACTAAAATGGCTTTTTGTTTCTATTTTTATTATAAGTGTTTTCTTTTTGGCAATAATTTTAATCGGTAGAAATTATATTTCTCAGAACTTTTATAATCTAATGCTGATTGGTTTGGGAGTTTTTATTTTTTTAAGCATTTTTCAAACCCTGCTTGCTTTTCTTCGGATAAAACGCCTAGTAGGTTGGTATAGCAATTTTGTAGTTTGGAAAAGCATTACTGCTATTGGCTTTGGATTAATTCTGGTAATAATTTTTAAACTTGGAGTTGAGGGCTTACTTTTAGGAGTAATTTTAAGTATAGTTTTAGTTATTCCTTGGCTTTGGAAAAAAGTAGTAGATAAAATTCACTTAAAAGAAAAAATCTCAAAACCTCTTACCTTAAAAATGGTAAAGTTTAGTCTTCCTTTAATTATTGGAAACTTATCTTATTGGATATTAACTTTATCTGATAGGTATATACTCGAATTTTTTCGAGGGGCCCAGGAAGTAGGAATCTATTCAGCAAGTTATGCAATCGGAGAAAACAGTATCTTACTTCTCGTTTCTTTTTTTCTATTAGCTTCGAGTCCGATAGGGGTAACTATTTGGGAAAAAAAGGGAAAAAAGGAAAGCCAAGAATTTGTAAGCAAACTCACAAGATACTTTTTAATAGTTTGCTTACCAGCAACAATAGGATTAAGTGTTCTGTCAAAGCCTATAATTGATATCTTTACCGGACAAGAATATTTTGAGGGTTATCGAATTTTTCCCTTTATTGCCTTAAGTATTTTTTTTCTAGGACTTTCTCAAAAATTTGGTCACGGATTAGGTTTCTACAGAAAAACAAAATATATTATGTGGTCTTTGATAATCGCTGGTTTAATTAATTTAGAACTTAATTTTATCTTTATACCAAAATACGGCTATATAGCAGCAGCAATTACTACTCTTATTGGATATGCGGTAATGCTAATATTAGAAATCTATTTTTCAAGAAAGTTTTTCATTTGGAAGTTTCCCTTGAAAACGTTAATAAAATGCATCTTTGCCTCAATAATTATGGGAGGAGGAATATATTTTTTAGTAAATAATTTACATTTCTCTGCTTTGGTAAGTTTAATTTTAGGAATTTTAGTTGGTGTAGTAATTTATTCTATTTTAATTTTTTTGTTAAAGGAGATTTTACCTGAAGAAAAAGCACTATTAAGACAAATTATCCAAAAGTATGTTTTTAAAAGAAATAATTAG
- a CDS encoding glycosyltransferase family 4 protein, which translates to MKIAIINITGGGMSGGYKKYLQNIIPRMAKNPKIESILCAFPKSINIQDWLGSFLNVKFVNCLPFQFFFNKHDSVLIDNLEEFSPDVIFIPLERFLKFKNVPIVNMIQNMEPFVNIGDNPLIEQFRIWVRKTEGKKSFKKSKRIIVPSKYARDFLIKYCGIESDKISLVYHGKDLPEKDVRRPEIIPKELSNKFLFTAGSIRPTRGLEDLFYAFKKLSDDYSDTSFLVIAGEISPGMEGYRQRLKNWLRKHKLSSKVIWAGDLNDKEMAWCYKNCQMFVMTSQVESFGMVATEAMSYGCLCISSDSSCLPEIFNETALFYPGKNPKILTEKILETLNWSEVKKQEMRQKALRRASYFNWDKCVQQTISELEKAIY; encoded by the coding sequence ATGAAAATTGCTATTATTAATATAACTGGCGGTGGGATGAGCGGAGGATATAAAAAATATCTACAAAATATTATTCCTCGAATGGCCAAGAACCCTAAAATAGAAAGTATACTTTGTGCTTTTCCAAAATCCATAAATATTCAAGATTGGCTTGGTTCGTTTCTAAACGTTAAATTTGTGAATTGCTTGCCATTTCAGTTTTTTTTTAATAAACATGATTCAGTATTAATTGATAACTTAGAAGAATTTTCTCCTGATGTCATATTTATTCCCTTAGAGCGCTTTTTAAAATTTAAAAATGTGCCAATTGTGAATATGATTCAAAATATGGAGCCCTTTGTTAATATTGGCGATAATCCCTTGATTGAACAGTTTCGAATATGGGTTCGTAAAACAGAAGGTAAGAAATCATTTAAAAAATCAAAAAGAATTATAGTTCCTTCTAAATACGCCCGCGATTTTCTTATTAAATATTGCGGGATAGAAAGTGACAAAATCAGTTTAGTTTATCACGGAAAAGATTTACCTGAAAAAGATGTTCGCAGGCCGGAAATTATTCCAAAAGAATTGAGTAATAAATTTTTATTTACAGCTGGTTCAATTAGACCGACAAGAGGATTAGAGGATTTATTTTATGCTTTTAAAAAACTTTCTGATGATTATTCGGATACTTCTTTTTTAGTGATTGCTGGAGAAATCAGTCCCGGAATGGAAGGCTACAGGCAAAGATTAAAAAATTGGCTGAGAAAGCATAAGTTATCTTCAAAAGTTATTTGGGCGGGGGATTTAAATGATAAGGAAATGGCTTGGTGTTATAAAAATTGTCAAATGTTTGTAATGACTAGTCAAGTTGAATCATTTGGAATGGTTGCCACAGAGGCAATGTCTTACGGCTGTCTTTGTATTTCCAGTGATAGTTCTTGTTTGCCAGAGATTTTTAATGAAACTGCTCTTTTTTATCCAGGTAAAAATCCAAAAATTTTAACTGAAAAAATCTTGGAAACTTTAAATTGGTCGGAAGTAAAAAAACAGGAAATGCGTCAAAAAGCATTAAGAAGAGCTTCTTACTTTAACTGGGATAAATGTGTTCAACAAACTATATCTGAATTAGAGAAAGCTATTTATTGA
- a CDS encoding glycosyltransferase: protein MIKNQNIICISTQDWNDLWTRKQRFMQRFSRQGNRVLYIEAQTSILSFNIIKSNWKRIFQWLKGPRKIEENLHVATLPLVLPFFQTYFFINKINNWFLLKLLKYWAKKLNLQHLIFWTYTPYSDYFVGKFKEKLAIYDCVDEFSASKGLVKQKTITLLEEKLIRKVGLIIVTHEKIFQAKKEFNKNIYLIPNGVEVEHFKKAFLPKTSIAEEIKKIPKPIIGFIGTIQYWIDLDLIKFIAVTKPNWSIVLIGPIARLAEIEKIKNLKNVYLLGRKKYQLLPFYIKAFDVCINPYKRDKVAEHCSPLKLYEYLAAGKPIVSVNMPEARKFEEFIEIGLDYKDFLRKIQKILDHFPEDSTKIEARLKEAEKHSWNLRFFKLEKILELYLK from the coding sequence ATGATTAAAAATCAAAATATTATTTGTATTTCAACACAGGATTGGAATGATCTTTGGACAAGAAAGCAAAGATTTATGCAGAGATTTTCCAGACAGGGAAATAGAGTTTTATATATTGAAGCTCAAACAAGTATTTTAAGTTTTAATATTATTAAATCAAACTGGAAAAGAATTTTCCAATGGTTAAAGGGTCCGAGAAAAATTGAAGAAAATTTACATGTAGCTACTTTACCATTGGTTTTACCATTTTTCCAAACTTATTTTTTTATAAACAAGATAAATAATTGGTTTCTTTTGAAACTATTAAAGTACTGGGCGAAAAAGCTTAACCTTCAACACCTTATTTTCTGGACATATACACCATATTCTGATTATTTTGTTGGAAAATTCAAAGAAAAGTTAGCTATTTATGATTGTGTAGATGAATTTTCAGCAAGTAAGGGTTTAGTTAAACAAAAAACAATAACACTATTAGAAGAAAAATTAATTAGAAAAGTAGGACTTATCATTGTCACTCATGAAAAAATATTTCAAGCTAAAAAAGAATTTAATAAAAATATTTATCTTATTCCTAATGGCGTTGAAGTAGAACACTTTAAAAAAGCATTTTTACCCAAAACGTCTATTGCTGAAGAAATAAAAAAAATTCCTAAACCAATTATTGGTTTCATAGGCACTATTCAGTATTGGATTGACTTAGATTTAATAAAATTTATAGCTGTAACAAAACCAAACTGGTCTATTGTTTTAATTGGACCGATTGCCCGGCTTGCTGAGATAGAAAAGATTAAAAATTTAAAAAACGTTTATCTTCTTGGTCGAAAAAAATATCAGTTATTGCCTTTCTATATTAAGGCATTTGATGTTTGTATAAATCCATATAAAAGAGACAAAGTGGCTGAACATTGCAGTCCGCTTAAACTTTATGAATATTTGGCTGCGGGAAAACCTATTGTTTCTGTAAATATGCCCGAAGCAAGAAAGTTTGAAGAATTTATTGAGATTGGATTAGATTACAAAGATTTTTTGAGAAAAATCCAAAAAATTCTTGACCATTTTCCAGAAGATTCAACTAAAATAGAAGCCAGATTAAAAGAAGCTGAAAAGCATTCTTGGAATTTACGTTTTTTTAAATTGGAGAAAATATTGGAACTTTATTTAAAATAA
- a CDS encoding alginate lyase family protein — protein MFLKEIIRDADEICNHYFDLLGSGKINLGSKINWHQDFKSKKIWPYWLPSWLIRYEFGKGFDIKVPWELSRFYHLPILAKAYNLTGNKKYIQEIQEEILDWIKKNPYGFGVNWKCTMEVAIRACNWCLIWQYIKDLDELDRKFIKIFLNSLYQHGKFIYSHLESGHSNHYLSNLVGLVYLGIFFPDFKESKKWLKKGIKGLEEEIRTQVNEDGCNWENSISYHRLVTELFGYSALFCKLNNIELSDYFWNKLRKMFDFAAYYIKPNGRIPQLGDNDNGRLHIFNDYYNWTVNDHRYLLDLAREIWKDYKSPEVKSKSFFHSGYYIIRHNDNYMFITANKVGTGELGNHKHNDILSFELQINGRDFIVDPGTYVYTSYPEWRNKFRSTVFHNTVVVDNEEQNRFVKNNLFSLRSDAKIKINKWEIHKDFDILDAEHNGYARLRDPVIHRRQIIFNKKDNYWIIKDILTGRGRHSFDLYFHFSQIALERDSENSLFIRTKNVSGLNLAVFPLKTKDLNLSIRKSWISPSYGIKIPAPVVKYSKITETPTEFVTLFLPFKNFMPDIDSIKKTVKDFLENNEKLKI, from the coding sequence ATGTTTTTAAAAGAAATAATTAGAGATGCAGATGAAATTTGCAATCACTATTTTGATTTACTTGGATCTGGAAAGATTAATTTAGGGTCAAAAATTAACTGGCATCAGGACTTTAAATCTAAAAAAATTTGGCCTTATTGGTTACCGTCTTGGCTGATAAGGTATGAATTTGGCAAAGGATTTGATATTAAAGTACCGTGGGAACTATCTCGTTTTTATCATCTTCCGATTTTAGCTAAAGCTTATAATTTAACAGGCAATAAGAAGTATATCCAAGAAATTCAAGAAGAAATTTTAGATTGGATAAAAAAGAATCCCTATGGTTTTGGAGTCAACTGGAAATGTACAATGGAGGTTGCTATTAGAGCGTGTAATTGGTGTTTGATATGGCAATATATCAAGGATTTAGATGAATTGGATAGAAAATTTATTAAAATATTCCTTAATTCTCTTTATCAACACGGCAAATTTATTTATTCTCATTTAGAATCTGGTCATAGTAATCATTATTTATCTAATTTGGTTGGTCTTGTTTATTTGGGTATTTTTTTTCCTGATTTCAAGGAATCAAAAAAATGGCTAAAAAAAGGGATTAAGGGATTAGAGGAAGAAATAAGAACACAAGTAAATGAAGACGGCTGTAATTGGGAAAACTCTATTTCTTATCACCGGTTAGTCACTGAATTATTTGGTTATTCGGCCCTTTTTTGTAAATTAAATAATATAGAGCTTTCGGATTATTTTTGGAATAAACTAAGAAAAATGTTTGATTTCGCGGCTTATTATATAAAACCAAACGGTCGAATACCCCAACTTGGCGATAACGACAACGGACGACTTCACATTTTTAATGATTATTATAATTGGACTGTTAATGACCATCGCTACCTGCTTGATTTGGCTCGCGAAATTTGGAAAGATTATAAATCCCCGGAAGTTAAAAGTAAAAGTTTTTTTCATAGTGGTTACTATATTATTCGACATAATGATAATTATATGTTTATTACTGCTAATAAAGTTGGAACCGGTGAGCTTGGCAATCATAAACACAATGACATTTTGAGTTTTGAACTGCAAATAAATGGTCGGGACTTTATTGTTGATCCAGGAACTTATGTTTATACTTCATATCCAGAATGGCGGAATAAATTCCGTTCTACTGTTTTTCACAATACAGTAGTTGTAGATAATGAAGAACAGAATAGATTTGTTAAAAATAATTTATTTTCTCTTAGAAGTGACGCAAAAATTAAGATTAACAAATGGGAGATTCACAAAGATTTTGATATCTTAGATGCTGAACATAATGGGTATGCAAGATTAAGAGACCCAGTAATACATCGAAGGCAAATAATTTTTAATAAAAAAGATAATTACTGGATAATCAAAGATATTTTAACGGGAAGGGGCAGACATTCTTTTGATTTATATTTTCATTTTTCCCAAATAGCATTAGAGAGAGATTCTGAAAATTCATTGTTTATTAGAACTAAAAATGTTTCTGGATTAAATTTAGCAGTTTTTCCCCTGAAAACTAAAGATCTAAATTTATCTATTAGAAAAAGTTGGATTTCTCCAAGCTATGGAATAAAAATCCCAGCACCAGTAGTTAAATATTCTAAAATTACAGAAACCCCTACAGAATTTGTGACCCTTTTTCTTCCTTTTAAAAATTTTATGCCAGATATAGACAGCATCAAAAAAACGGTAAAAGATTTTTTAGAAAATAACGAGAAACTAAAAATATGA
- a CDS encoding NAD(P)-dependent oxidoreductase, producing MRYNPNQKKRILITGGSGFIGTNYIEFLLKDKNYDFINLDVDLPRNLTQKDFWRKCDLLDLDNLKKIIKDFSPNYVVHLAAKTGVDEKKLSDFKANTEGVENLLDIFKEIPCLERVIFTSSLLVCEMGYVPKHDTDYNPSTPYGLSKVKMEEIVRKQKNLPYTWTIIRPISIWGPWFDEPYKNFFKAVVQGWYFHIGSGHYKRSLGYVENIIYQIHRLLLAPLKKVDKKTFYLADNKPADLYDFANEIEKVSGAKKIRHIPLWFAKSCAKIGDVLKYLGWKSVPLTSFRLNNILTEYVFDMHPIMEISGFLPYNFKTGVRRTIQWMHQVGEI from the coding sequence ATGAGATATAATCCAAATCAAAAAAAGAGAATACTTATTACGGGCGGTTCCGGTTTTATCGGGACCAATTACATTGAATTTTTATTAAAAGATAAAAATTATGATTTTATTAATCTAGATGTTGATTTGCCGCGAAATCTTACCCAAAAAGATTTTTGGAGAAAATGTGATTTATTGGATTTGGATAATCTAAAAAAAATAATCAAAGATTTTTCGCCTAATTATGTTGTCCATTTGGCAGCAAAAACTGGTGTAGATGAAAAAAAATTGAGTGATTTCAAAGCAAATACAGAAGGAGTGGAGAATTTATTAGATATCTTTAAAGAAATTCCTTGTCTTGAAAGAGTAATATTTACTTCTTCTTTGCTTGTTTGTGAAATGGGATATGTACCAAAACATGATACAGATTACAATCCTTCTACGCCTTATGGTTTGAGCAAGGTAAAAATGGAGGAGATTGTTAGAAAACAGAAAAACCTGCCTTATACTTGGACAATTATCAGACCTATATCTATTTGGGGTCCATGGTTCGATGAACCATATAAGAACTTTTTTAAAGCTGTTGTGCAGGGATGGTATTTTCATATTGGTTCTGGCCATTACAAAAGGTCGCTTGGCTATGTAGAAAATATTATTTATCAGATTCATAGATTGCTGTTAGCTCCTTTAAAAAAAGTAGATAAAAAAACTTTCTATTTAGCAGATAATAAGCCAGCAGATTTATATGATTTTGCTAATGAAATCGAAAAAGTTTCTGGCGCAAAAAAGATTAGGCATATACCTTTATGGTTTGCCAAGTCATGTGCAAAGATTGGTGATGTTTTAAAATATTTAGGATGGAAAAGCGTTCCGTTAACAAGCTTCCGCCTTAATAATATTCTTACAGAATATGTGTTTGACATGCATCCTATTATGGAAATTTCCGGGTTTCTGCCGTATAATTTTAAGACGGGCGTAAGACGAACTATTCAATGGATGCATCAAGTTGGCGAAATTTAA
- a CDS encoding O-antigen ligase family protein codes for MTLLSSLSKKNISLAFFVFIVAIIISIVSVYFIEYIQWLFAALIFIALVLFAFRFPFYSFLLFIITLPFEAAFVIEADFTIRISYILLIITILGLFFSGRKLHFKSNLNIPIFIFLAVSTLSLLMTVFSSPPLVELGKEAGYRGTQLRSIIQLLFLFFFVSAYFLTLHFCSDKKRLKKVLKAYIGIALVVSIYGVYQFFAVKFGLPFVDITSAISTGGHSYGVSYYTDPSLFRAHATFQEPLNFGHYLLSVIPFLLTMYIFKNKSKTTQKVFLNVKWFPILIFIMLFALFLTKSRGAWIGFLASMFFLLIMIKTKYKLKLVAIFFLIALIIGLFFFFYSPGVYQTISEEFTHRFSAGPRLTYYSFIFDLWKEYPILGVGIGNYGWYGASYFSSSALVSAHGVFQNTLVETGILGFLSLIFLVSVYYRIIMRTLGKVKDSFWYPYCLGFLASFIAMTVQYFTFGDHFNLYFWVFLGMSMAAIKIIKKKKILAK; via the coding sequence ATGACACTATTATCTTCATTATCAAAAAAAAATATTTCGTTAGCTTTTTTTGTTTTTATTGTTGCTATAATAATAAGTATAGTATCAGTTTATTTTATAGAATATATTCAATGGTTGTTTGCCGCGTTAATTTTTATTGCATTAGTTCTTTTTGCTTTTCGTTTTCCTTTTTACTCTTTTTTGCTTTTTATAATTACTCTTCCTTTTGAGGCTGCTTTTGTAATTGAAGCAGATTTTACTATCCGAATAAGTTATATTTTATTAATAATAACTATATTGGGTTTATTCTTTTCAGGAAGAAAACTGCATTTTAAATCAAACTTGAATATCCCCATCTTCATTTTTTTAGCTGTTTCCACTCTTTCTTTACTGATGACTGTTTTTTCTTCTCCACCCTTAGTAGAGCTTGGAAAGGAAGCAGGTTATAGGGGAACTCAATTGAGATCTATTATACAGTTACTTTTTTTATTTTTCTTTGTTTCGGCTTATTTTCTAACTCTTCATTTTTGTTCTGACAAGAAAAGATTAAAAAAGGTCTTAAAGGCCTATATTGGAATAGCTTTAGTCGTTTCAATATATGGAGTCTATCAGTTTTTTGCTGTTAAGTTTGGTTTGCCCTTTGTAGATATAACTAGTGCTATTTCAACTGGTGGACATAGCTATGGAGTGAGTTATTATACTGACCCTTCTCTTTTTAGGGCTCATGCTACTTTTCAAGAGCCCCTTAATTTCGGCCATTATTTGCTTTCAGTTATTCCTTTTTTGCTGACAATGTATATTTTTAAAAATAAAAGCAAGACTACTCAAAAAGTTTTTTTAAACGTTAAATGGTTTCCTATTTTAATTTTTATTATGCTGTTTGCTTTGTTTCTTACAAAATCTAGAGGAGCTTGGATAGGTTTTTTGGCTAGTATGTTTTTTTTATTGATAATGATAAAAACAAAATATAAGTTGAAATTGGTTGCTATCTTTTTTTTAATTGCGTTGATTATCGGTCTTTTTTTCTTTTTTTATTCTCCAGGAGTTTATCAAACTATCTCTGAAGAATTTACTCACAGATTTTCAGCAGGGCCAAGATTGACTTATTATTCTTTTATATTTGATCTTTGGAAAGAGTATCCTATTTTAGGGGTGGGTATTGGCAATTATGGATGGTATGGAGCTTCTTATTTTTCTTCTTCTGCCTTAGTAAGCGCTCATGGAGTATTTCAAAATACTTTAGTTGAGACTGGTATTTTAGGTTTTTTGTCTCTTATTTTTTTAGTATCTGTCTATTATCGAATAATAATGCGCACTTTAGGAAAAGTTAAGGACAGTTTTTGGTATCCATATTGTCTTGGATTTTTAGCCAGTTTTATCGCCATGACAGTTCAATATTTTACATTTGGAGACCATTTTAATTTATACTTTTGGGTTTTTTTAGGAATGTCTATGGCTGCCATTAAAATAATTAAAAAAAAGAAAATTTTAGCAAAATGA
- a CDS encoding class I SAM-dependent methyltransferase: MNIDKVKNIKCRLCDSEKTQFLFSKQTFLNYDDKIWNIYECLDCGLKFIQYDQYPNFDYEKFYNFRYKNRAINDDYIYKGSKYWKSEVQILKHLLPKKNIRILDVGCNTGNFLYYAPKSWEKCGVELSDLAAIGRKHGLNILQQNIEDIEIKENFFDIITMYALIEHLIDIHKVFNKIQSVLKPESVLAVMTSDSNSLKAKIKREGWHMYSPPEHQFFFTANSLDKFLAKYGFQLIYRYYTGGGMVDYFKNKYLTRVMSIIQNKILDKSFVKKFPIFDHMYSYYKLEKTL, from the coding sequence ATGAATATTGATAAGGTTAAAAATATAAAATGTAGATTATGTGATTCAGAAAAAACACAGTTTTTGTTTTCAAAGCAAACATTTTTAAACTATGATGATAAGATATGGAATATTTATGAATGTCTTGATTGTGGACTTAAATTTATTCAATATGATCAATATCCTAATTTTGATTACGAAAAATTTTACAATTTTAGATATAAAAATAGAGCCATTAATGATGATTATATTTATAAAGGAAGTAAATACTGGAAAAGTGAGGTTCAAATATTAAAGCATTTATTACCAAAAAAGAACATTCGAATTTTAGATGTTGGATGTAATACAGGAAATTTTTTATATTATGCTCCTAAATCTTGGGAGAAGTGTGGGGTAGAATTATCTGATCTCGCAGCTATTGGTCGAAAACACGGTCTTAATATTCTACAGCAAAACATAGAAGATATAGAGATAAAAGAAAATTTTTTTGATATTATTACAATGTATGCTTTAATCGAACACTTGATAGATATTCATAAAGTGTTTAATAAAATTCAATCTGTTCTCAAACCTGAAAGCGTATTAGCCGTTATGACTTCTGATTCTAATAGTTTAAAAGCAAAGATAAAAAGAGAGGGTTGGCATATGTATTCTCCTCCCGAGCATCAATTTTTCTTTACTGCTAATTCGTTGGATAAATTTTTAGCCAAATATGGTTTTCAATTAATTTATAGATATTATACCGGAGGCGGTATGGTTGATTATTTTAAGAATAAATATCTTACAAGAGTAATGAGCATAATTCAAAACAAAATTTTAGACAAAAGTTTTGTTAAAAAATTTCCTATATTTGATCATATGTATAGCTATTATAAATTAGAAAAGACATTATGA